The Flavobacteriaceae bacterium 3519-10 genome includes a window with the following:
- a CDS encoding Phenylalanyl-tRNA synthetase alpha chain: MLENIDNLLAEVGAFHSSDKAEIEQFRIRYSGKKGLLNDIFGQFKDVPNDQKKEFGQKINTLKQAVEAKLDSLKNATTSNLILEKEDLTRPGFPSELGTRHPISIVKNKIIDIFKSIGFAVADGPEIEDDWHNFTALNLPEYHPARDMQDTFFIETNPDILLRTHTSSVQIRYMEENQPPMRILSPGRVFRNEAISSRSHCIFHQIEGLYIDENVSFADLKQTIQFFTTELFGKSKIRLRPSYFPFTEPSAEVDVYWGLNSETDYRITKGTGWLEIMGCGMVDPAVLQNVNIDPDKYSGYAFGMGIERIVMLLYQMSDIRMFFENDKRMLEQFKSL; this comes from the coding sequence ATGTTAGAGAATATAGATAATTTACTGGCGGAAGTTGGCGCTTTCCATTCGTCGGATAAGGCAGAAATTGAGCAGTTCAGGATTCGTTACAGTGGTAAGAAAGGACTTCTGAATGATATTTTCGGGCAGTTTAAAGACGTGCCGAATGATCAGAAAAAAGAGTTCGGGCAGAAAATCAACACACTGAAACAGGCCGTTGAAGCCAAACTCGATAGCCTTAAAAACGCTACCACCTCGAATCTTATCCTCGAGAAAGAAGATCTTACGCGCCCCGGTTTTCCGTCTGAACTCGGCACCCGGCATCCGATAAGCATTGTAAAGAATAAAATTATCGATATTTTCAAATCGATCGGTTTTGCTGTAGCCGACGGCCCTGAAATTGAGGACGACTGGCATAACTTCACCGCCTTAAACCTGCCTGAATATCATCCGGCGAGAGATATGCAGGATACTTTCTTCATCGAAACCAATCCGGATATTCTTTTAAGGACCCACACGTCATCTGTGCAAATCCGTTATATGGAAGAAAACCAACCGCCGATGCGCATTCTGTCGCCGGGCCGTGTGTTCCGTAATGAAGCCATTTCATCGCGCTCGCACTGTATTTTCCATCAGATCGAAGGGCTTTATATTGATGAGAATGTGAGTTTCGCAGATTTAAAACAAACCATTCAGTTTTTCACGACCGAACTTTTCGGTAAATCAAAAATCCGGTTGAGACCATCATATTTTCCGTTTACCGAACCAAGCGCTGAGGTTGACGTATATTGGGGACTGAATTCAGAAACCGACTACCGCATCACCAAAGGAACCGGCTGGCTCGAAATAATGGGATGTGGCATGGTGGACCCTGCGGTCCTTCAGAACGTGAACATTGATCCCGATAAATATTCCGGTTACGCCTTCGGTATGGGCATCGAAAGAATCGTGATGTTGCTGTATCAGATGAGCGATATCCGGATGTTCTTCGAGAATGATAAGCGGATGCTCGAGCAATTTAAGTCGCTTTAA
- a CDS encoding CAAX amino terminal protease family protein — protein MFFYRKRKPGFKQRFGILNYICGMVGESHKKHFIFNWTGAFALIGGMIGGTMLVSVFNTLSIFIFHKNFQYEDYYLLIANAAGFLGAILAFDYLVARPQTGRKLNFSLSRSNLGTYLLVFPMMFGMMLIAEFITGNIPITGPFFGRYFDFFSKLMEQMTKDKATLIVLAVVMAPLFEEIVFRGIIQKGLINKGMSPVKAILLSSLVFGVVHGNPWQFVGAVLLGCVLGLVYYKTKSLLLPILLHAFNNLCSALLIFYSNTESFADAFKISDWMLLIAGLLLFAGFGYLFIKKYRVLSADPTY, from the coding sequence GTGTTTTTTTACCGAAAACGAAAACCGGGTTTCAAACAGCGATTTGGCATTTTAAATTATATTTGCGGGATGGTAGGAGAATCGCACAAAAAACATTTCATATTTAACTGGACGGGCGCATTCGCGCTGATTGGCGGAATGATTGGCGGTACCATGCTGGTCTCTGTATTCAATACGCTTTCGATATTTATATTTCATAAGAATTTCCAGTATGAAGATTATTATCTGCTGATTGCGAATGCCGCGGGTTTTCTGGGCGCAATTCTCGCATTTGATTATCTGGTTGCGAGGCCGCAGACGGGCAGAAAACTTAATTTCAGCTTGTCCCGAAGCAATCTTGGAACCTATCTTTTGGTCTTCCCGATGATGTTTGGAATGATGCTGATCGCTGAATTTATCACCGGAAATATCCCCATAACCGGACCTTTTTTTGGCCGCTACTTCGATTTTTTCTCGAAGCTGATGGAGCAGATGACTAAAGACAAAGCCACGCTGATCGTGCTTGCTGTGGTGATGGCACCGCTTTTTGAGGAGATTGTGTTCCGCGGAATTATTCAAAAAGGCTTAATTAACAAAGGCATGAGCCCCGTAAAGGCGATATTACTGTCATCGCTGGTTTTCGGAGTTGTTCACGGCAATCCGTGGCAGTTTGTGGGCGCGGTATTACTCGGTTGTGTTTTAGGACTGGTTTATTACAAAACCAAATCGCTGCTGCTGCCGATACTTTTGCATGCTTTCAACAACCTGTGTTCAGCACTTTTAATATTTTATTCGAATACCGAAAGTTTCGCCGACGCATTTAAAATCTCAGATTGGATGCTGCTGATCGCCGGCCTATTGTTATTCGCCGGATTCGGCTATTTATTCATCAAAAAATACCGCGTGCTTTCCGCGGATCCTACTTATTAA
- a CDS encoding sensor protein for response regulator AtoC: MLLILISLYPPKEENAARMFAQTLHLNLKKIMSNDDQRVQELTDHNDLLENYFRNTIIPQLFVDGDLKLQKFTPPAMKQFSLRDTDVGRHIDDIKDNFRFPSIVENIQHVIESNEILEKEIQTTDLRWYQMNIIPYVRLRDKKSDGVIITFVEITMRIKDLREQEKLIADYEILLDTISHDIKNPLTNLVLAIDLFKRVSPNDEKKFQSLLKIVDSALSTMHGVITDLTEERKSGYKYRTDDELLNFEHILEDVRLTLKDDIKAANATITSSIGVSELTFSRRKLRTVLYNLINNAIKFKATDRDPKIEVSTGSEGEFVVISVKDYGRGIEKAQLEPIFSKYHRFQKDIEGSGIGLHLVKEIVSSSGGKVSVESVVDEWTMFKVYLKLV; the protein is encoded by the coding sequence ATGCTGCTAATTTTAATATCTTTGTATCCTCCTAAGGAAGAGAACGCAGCGCGGATGTTTGCCCAAACGCTCCATTTAAATTTAAAAAAGATTATGTCCAACGACGACCAGCGAGTACAGGAACTTACCGATCATAACGACCTGTTGGAAAACTATTTCCGCAATACGATCATCCCCCAGCTGTTTGTGGACGGCGACCTTAAATTACAAAAATTTACGCCGCCTGCGATGAAGCAGTTCAGCCTCCGCGACACGGATGTGGGCCGGCATATTGATGACATTAAAGACAACTTCCGCTTTCCTTCCATTGTTGAAAATATTCAGCACGTCATTGAAAGCAATGAAATCCTCGAAAAAGAAATCCAGACCACCGATCTGCGCTGGTACCAGATGAACATTATTCCATACGTTCGCCTGCGTGATAAGAAGTCGGATGGTGTGATTATTACGTTCGTCGAAATTACGATGCGCATCAAAGACCTCAGGGAGCAGGAAAAGCTGATTGCCGATTATGAGATTCTGCTCGATACGATTTCGCACGACATCAAAAACCCGCTTACGAATTTAGTTCTGGCCATCGACCTTTTCAAACGGGTGTCGCCGAATGATGAAAAGAAATTCCAGTCGCTGCTAAAAATTGTGGATTCAGCGCTTTCGACGATGCATGGTGTAATTACAGACCTTACCGAAGAAAGAAAAAGCGGTTATAAATACAGGACAGATGACGAACTGCTGAATTTCGAGCATATCCTTGAAGATGTGCGGCTTACGCTTAAAGACGACATTAAAGCGGCAAATGCGACAATCACAAGCAGCATCGGAGTTTCAGAACTTACTTTTTCGAGACGGAAACTCAGGACGGTTTTGTATAACCTCATTAATAACGCGATTAAATTTAAAGCGACGGACCGCGATCCGAAAATTGAGGTGAGCACTGGCAGCGAAGGGGAATTCGTGGTGATCTCGGTTAAAGATTACGGCCGGGGTATTGAAAAAGCACAGCTAGAACCGATTTTCTCGAAGTATCACCGGTTTCAAAAAGATATTGAAGGTTCAGGCATAGGGCTGCATCTCGTTAAAGAAATTGTGAGCAGCAGCGGCGGAAAAGTTTCCGTAGAAAGCGTGGTTGATGAATGGACGATGTTTAAAGTCTATCTCAAACTAGTGTAA
- a CDS encoding Nucleoside 5-triphosphatase RdgB (dHAPTP, dITP, XTP-specific), with translation MAREILIATHNQHKKEEIQQILGEDFHVDSLTDYDIHDEIVEDGDSFHENALIKAKYCFEKTGKPSVGDDSGLVVEALDGRPGIYSARYAGDHDFAKNMAKVLDELKETENRNAYFVTVMCHVDGAGEHYFEGRVYGQLTREIRGAKGFGYDPIFIPDGHDITFAEMKAEDKNKISHRSQALEKLLAFLQD, from the coding sequence ATGGCCAGAGAAATTTTAATCGCTACGCATAACCAACACAAGAAAGAAGAAATTCAGCAGATTCTGGGTGAAGATTTTCACGTCGATTCTTTAACTGATTATGATATTCATGACGAAATTGTAGAAGACGGAGATTCCTTTCATGAAAATGCACTCATCAAAGCCAAATACTGCTTTGAGAAGACCGGAAAACCAAGTGTTGGCGATGATTCGGGTTTGGTGGTTGAAGCATTGGATGGCCGTCCCGGAATTTATTCGGCGCGTTATGCAGGCGATCACGATTTTGCCAAAAATATGGCAAAAGTGCTTGATGAATTAAAGGAAACCGAAAACCGCAACGCCTATTTTGTGACCGTTATGTGTCATGTCGACGGCGCCGGCGAACATTATTTTGAAGGTCGCGTTTATGGACAATTAACGAGGGAAATCCGCGGCGCGAAAGGATTCGGTTACGACCCGATCTTTATTCCCGATGGGCATGATATTACATTTGCCGAAATGAAGGCCGAAGATAAAAATAAGATCAGCCACCGTAGCCAGGCACTCGAAAAACTGCTGGCATTTTTACAGGACTGA
- a CDS encoding ATP-dependent exoDNAse (exonuclease V) alpha subunit - helicase superfamily I member, which translates to MWQIICKTKHMNKFFGFLGILFFALGFSQKLDNIQSGESLNYRIHYGLLNAGSATLSTSKTTYKGQPHLHVKGYGKTTGAVRAFFKVEDFYESYINSKTGLPSFYVRNVKEGGYTQHLQTSFNHNNQTLLLTDKEKNTTQTMKSVKGVQDMLSAFYYLRSLEASDLRVGSVKKLNVWIDDEFFPFQLKVIGTENVKTKFGTINCLKIVPQVISGRVFKDKEGVTLWVSNDRNYVPIAIKAELAVGSLKASIDSYKNVKYPMKFVR; encoded by the coding sequence TTGTGGCAAATTATTTGCAAAACAAAGCATATGAATAAATTTTTTGGCTTTTTGGGTATACTTTTTTTTGCCCTTGGTTTCTCACAAAAACTCGATAATATTCAGTCCGGCGAAAGCCTGAATTACAGGATTCACTACGGCCTGCTGAATGCGGGCTCTGCTACACTGTCTACCTCTAAAACAACGTACAAAGGCCAGCCACACCTCCATGTGAAAGGTTATGGGAAGACGACGGGAGCGGTTCGGGCATTCTTTAAAGTTGAAGATTTTTACGAAAGTTATATCAATTCTAAAACCGGATTACCGAGTTTTTATGTTAGAAATGTGAAGGAAGGCGGCTATACGCAGCATCTGCAGACTTCATTCAACCATAATAACCAGACGCTGCTGCTTACTGATAAAGAGAAGAATACCACGCAGACAATGAAATCCGTTAAAGGCGTGCAGGACATGTTGTCAGCTTTTTACTACCTGCGGAGTTTGGAGGCTTCAGATTTAAGAGTCGGAAGCGTTAAAAAACTCAATGTATGGATTGATGACGAATTTTTTCCATTCCAGCTTAAAGTAATCGGAACCGAAAATGTTAAAACAAAATTCGGTACGATCAATTGTCTTAAAATCGTTCCTCAGGTAATCAGCGGACGTGTATTTAAAGATAAAGAAGGCGTAACACTTTGGGTGAGCAACGACCGAAATTACGTTCCCATCGCCATTAAAGCAGAACTGGCTGTAGGATCGCTGAAGGCCAGCATAGATTCTTATAAAAACGTGAAGTATCCGATGAAATTTGTACGGTAA
- a CDS encoding Long-chain-fatty-acid--CoA ligase: protein MTIKRIFDFPKHALENYPREDMFVTKYNGVWEKTSTQEFHNMANKVSRGLLKLGIKPGDKISLITTATRTEWAIMDMGISQIGAVSVPVYPTISSDDYGFIFNDAEVKYCFASDRELLDKVLKIKSIVPSLQGIFTFDQIEGAANWNEVLDLGSDEASQNEVEDIANSINSEDLATLIYTSGTTGKPKGVMLTHHNIVSNVLASNSRIPRVKGLEYTDIKILSFLPICHIFERMLFYLYQYNGYSVSFAESIEKMGENIKEVKPHIMSVVPRLVEKVYDKIYDKGSSAGGLKAKIFHWALELNESKQNISKPSGLKEIIADKLVFKKWREGLGGNIITLVSGSASLSARLNKLFQNAGIPILEGYGLTETSPVISVNSFGKIKVGTVGHVLENLDVKIQEDGEITVKGPSVFKGYFKNEEMTKEAFTDDGYFRTGDIGHIDDEGYLHITDRKKEMFKTSGGKYIAPQVIENLAKASKFIEQIMVVGDGEKMACAFIQPDFNFAGHWAERKGYKIGTTPAEMAANKELKERIGKEIDLLNSKLGNWEQIKKFELTPEAWTIEQGVLTPTLKLKRKALKERYLDLYNQMYGR from the coding sequence ATGACGATCAAACGAATTTTTGATTTCCCTAAACATGCCCTCGAGAATTATCCGCGAGAAGATATGTTTGTAACCAAATACAACGGTGTGTGGGAAAAAACCTCCACCCAGGAGTTCCACAACATGGCTAATAAAGTATCGCGTGGGCTGCTGAAATTAGGCATCAAACCCGGAGATAAAATTTCCCTGATCACCACCGCAACCCGCACAGAATGGGCCATTATGGACATGGGGATTTCACAGATCGGCGCCGTTTCGGTTCCGGTTTACCCTACCATTTCGTCGGATGATTACGGTTTTATATTTAATGATGCTGAAGTGAAATACTGCTTCGCATCAGACCGCGAACTTCTGGATAAAGTACTGAAAATTAAAAGTATAGTACCGTCATTACAGGGAATTTTCACATTTGATCAGATTGAAGGCGCGGCCAACTGGAATGAAGTGCTCGACCTGGGCTCAGATGAAGCCAGCCAGAACGAGGTGGAAGACATTGCGAACAGCATCAATTCCGAAGATTTGGCAACGCTAATTTACACCTCCGGAACTACCGGGAAACCAAAAGGTGTAATGTTGACCCACCATAATATTGTATCCAATGTGCTCGCATCCAATTCACGGATACCGCGTGTGAAAGGTTTGGAATATACCGACATCAAGATCCTGAGCTTCCTGCCGATCTGCCATATTTTCGAACGTATGCTGTTCTATCTGTACCAGTATAACGGTTACTCGGTTTCATTTGCCGAAAGCATCGAAAAGATGGGCGAAAACATTAAAGAAGTGAAACCACACATCATGTCTGTGGTTCCAAGGCTTGTAGAAAAAGTGTACGATAAGATCTACGACAAAGGAAGCAGCGCAGGCGGACTAAAAGCAAAAATCTTCCATTGGGCACTTGAACTCAACGAATCTAAACAGAACATCAGCAAACCGTCCGGATTAAAGGAAATCATCGCAGACAAACTCGTCTTCAAAAAATGGAGAGAAGGTCTCGGCGGAAATATCATCACGCTTGTTTCGGGCTCGGCATCGCTGTCTGCACGGCTTAACAAACTGTTTCAGAATGCCGGAATCCCTATTCTTGAAGGCTACGGACTTACCGAAACTTCGCCTGTAATTTCGGTGAACAGTTTCGGGAAAATTAAAGTCGGAACTGTAGGACACGTGCTTGAAAACCTCGATGTTAAGATTCAGGAAGACGGAGAAATAACGGTGAAAGGCCCTTCTGTTTTTAAAGGTTATTTTAAAAATGAAGAAATGACCAAAGAGGCATTTACCGATGACGGCTATTTCCGAACCGGCGACATCGGCCATATCGATGACGAAGGCTATCTGCACATCACCGACCGTAAAAAGGAGATGTTCAAAACCTCCGGCGGAAAATATATCGCACCTCAGGTGATTGAAAACCTAGCTAAAGCCTCCAAATTTATCGAGCAGATCATGGTTGTGGGCGACGGCGAAAAAATGGCGTGTGCGTTCATCCAACCCGACTTTAACTTTGCCGGACACTGGGCCGAAAGAAAAGGTTACAAAATAGGAACTACGCCTGCAGAAATGGCCGCCAATAAAGAGTTAAAGGAAAGAATCGGTAAAGAAATCGACTTACTTAACAGCAAACTCGGCAACTGGGAGCAGATTAAGAAATTTGAACTCACACCCGAGGCCTGGACCATCGAACAGGGCGTCCTTACGCCAACGCTGAAACTGAAGCGGAAAGCGCTGAAAGAGCGTTACCTTGATCTCTACAATCAGATGTACGGTCGCTAG
- a CDS encoding Peptide chain release factor 3 — translation MSALLKEIERRKTFGIISHPDAGKTTLTEKLLLFGGAIQEAGAVKSNKIKKGATSDFMEIERQRGISVATSVLAFEYRDHKINILDTPGHKDFAEDTYRTLTAVDSVIVVIDVAKGVEEQTEKLVKVCRMRNIPMLVFINKLDREGKDAFDLLDEVEQKLGLTVCPLSLPIGMGADFQGIYNIWEKNIQLFLEEKKQRVGEAIRFDDINDTKIDEVIGEKAAATLREELELVESVYPEFNREDYLNGDLQPVFFGSALNNFGVRELLDAFIDIAPKPQPKESETRIVKPEEKDFTGFVFKIHANMDPKHRDRLAFVKIVSGTFKRNENYLLVRENKKMKFSSPNAFFADKKEVVDESFPGDIVGLHDTGNFRIGDTLTGGEKISFKGIPSFSPEHFRYINNDDPLKAKQLAKGIDQLMDEGVAQLFTMDMNNRKIIGTVGALQYEVIQYRLEHEYGAKCTYEPLSIHKACWIEADEKSEEFKEFARLKQRFMAKDKYGQPVFLADSSFTIHMTQEKFPNVKLHFISEFRTQPQ, via the coding sequence ATGTCAGCACTGCTAAAAGAAATTGAAAGGCGTAAAACCTTTGGAATTATATCCCACCCCGATGCCGGAAAGACCACCCTCACAGAGAAGCTTCTGCTATTTGGTGGAGCCATCCAGGAGGCCGGCGCCGTAAAATCAAACAAAATAAAAAAAGGAGCCACCTCCGATTTCATGGAAATTGAAAGACAGCGTGGTATTTCCGTCGCTACTTCGGTGCTTGCTTTCGAATATAGAGACCACAAAATAAACATTCTCGATACGCCTGGCCACAAAGATTTCGCTGAGGATACTTACAGAACTTTAACGGCAGTAGATTCCGTAATTGTGGTGATCGACGTTGCAAAAGGGGTTGAGGAACAGACTGAAAAACTCGTTAAGGTGTGCCGCATGCGGAATATCCCGATGCTGGTTTTCATCAATAAATTAGACCGTGAAGGTAAAGATGCGTTCGATCTTCTTGATGAAGTGGAACAGAAACTCGGGCTTACCGTTTGTCCGCTTTCGCTGCCGATCGGTATGGGGGCAGATTTTCAGGGAATTTATAACATTTGGGAAAAGAATATTCAGCTGTTTCTTGAGGAGAAAAAACAGCGCGTTGGCGAAGCTATTAGATTTGATGACATCAATGACACCAAGATTGATGAAGTTATCGGTGAAAAAGCAGCCGCAACCCTTCGTGAAGAACTCGAACTTGTGGAGTCGGTTTATCCGGAATTTAACCGAGAAGATTACCTCAACGGCGATCTGCAGCCTGTTTTCTTCGGTTCAGCTTTGAATAATTTCGGCGTACGCGAACTGCTGGATGCTTTTATCGACATCGCTCCTAAACCACAGCCAAAAGAAAGCGAGACGAGAATTGTGAAACCTGAAGAAAAAGATTTCACCGGTTTTGTATTTAAAATCCACGCGAACATGGATCCAAAACACCGCGACAGACTGGCGTTTGTGAAAATTGTTTCCGGAACCTTCAAAAGAAATGAGAATTACCTGCTGGTGCGAGAAAATAAAAAGATGAAGTTTTCTTCACCCAACGCATTCTTTGCCGACAAAAAAGAAGTAGTCGACGAAAGTTTTCCGGGTGATATCGTCGGTTTGCACGACACCGGAAACTTCAGGATTGGCGATACGCTCACGGGCGGCGAAAAGATTTCGTTCAAAGGAATCCCAAGCTTCTCACCCGAACATTTCCGCTACATCAATAATGACGATCCATTAAAGGCAAAACAGCTTGCAAAAGGAATCGACCAGCTTATGGACGAAGGCGTGGCGCAGCTCTTTACGATGGATATGAACAACCGGAAGATTATCGGAACCGTGGGTGCGCTTCAGTACGAAGTTATCCAATACCGTCTGGAACACGAATATGGCGCAAAATGCACCTACGAACCCCTTTCCATCCACAAAGCGTGTTGGATTGAAGCTGACGAAAAATCTGAGGAATTCAAAGAATTCGCGAGGCTAAAGCAGCGTTTTATGGCCAAGGACAAATACGGACAACCCGTCTTTCTGGCTGATTCGTCGTTCACGATTCACATGACGCAGGAGAAATTCCCGAACGTGAAACTGCATTTCATTAGCGAGTTTCGCACTCAACCACAGTAA
- a CDS encoding Acyl-CoA dehydrogenase, short-chain specific: MDFNLTEEQVMIQQAARDFAQTELLPGVIERDNAQKFPHEQVKKMGELGFLGMMVDPKYGGAGMDSISYVLAIEEIAKVDASAAVVMSVNNSLVCAGLEKYCTEDQKMKYLKPLASGEVIGAFALSEPEAGSDATSQQTTAIDKGDHYLLNGTKNWITNGGNATYYIVIAQTDPEKKHKGINAFIVEKGWEGFEIGPKEDKLGIRGSDTHSLLFTDVKVPKENRIGDDGFGFAFAMGVLGGGRVGIASQALGIASGAYELALKYAKTRKAFKTEIINHQAIAFKLADMATNIMAARMLCYKAAVDKDAGKDIAEIGAMAKLYASQVAMDTTIEAVQIHGGYGYVKEYHVERMMRDAKITQIYEGTSEIQKIVISRSIAK, from the coding sequence ATGGACTTTAATTTAACCGAAGAACAGGTAATGATTCAGCAGGCGGCGAGAGATTTTGCACAGACAGAACTTTTGCCCGGCGTTATAGAAAGAGACAATGCACAGAAATTTCCGCATGAGCAGGTGAAGAAGATGGGGGAACTCGGTTTCCTCGGCATGATGGTAGACCCGAAATACGGCGGCGCGGGCATGGACAGTATTTCTTACGTTCTGGCGATTGAAGAAATTGCTAAAGTAGATGCTTCTGCGGCTGTGGTGATGTCTGTGAACAATTCCCTGGTTTGTGCCGGCCTCGAAAAATACTGTACCGAAGACCAAAAAATGAAATATCTGAAGCCGCTCGCAAGCGGTGAGGTGATCGGTGCTTTCGCGCTTTCTGAGCCTGAAGCCGGTTCTGATGCAACTTCGCAGCAAACTACAGCTATTGATAAAGGCGATCATTATTTACTGAACGGTACCAAAAACTGGATCACCAACGGCGGAAACGCAACTTACTATATCGTAATTGCACAGACAGATCCTGAGAAAAAACACAAAGGAATCAACGCTTTCATCGTAGAAAAAGGTTGGGAAGGTTTTGAGATCGGGCCGAAAGAAGATAAACTCGGTATCCGCGGGTCTGATACGCATTCTTTATTATTCACCGACGTTAAGGTGCCTAAGGAAAACCGCATCGGTGACGACGGTTTTGGTTTCGCATTCGCGATGGGTGTTCTCGGCGGCGGCAGAGTAGGTATTGCATCACAGGCACTCGGAATTGCTTCAGGTGCGTACGAGCTGGCTTTAAAATATGCCAAAACAAGAAAAGCTTTCAAAACTGAAATCATCAACCACCAAGCAATCGCATTTAAATTAGCCGACATGGCAACCAATATTATGGCTGCAAGAATGCTTTGCTACAAAGCTGCGGTAGATAAAGATGCCGGAAAAGATATCGCTGAAATTGGTGCGATGGCAAAATTATACGCTTCGCAGGTTGCGATGGATACGACTATTGAGGCGGTGCAGATCCACGGCGGTTACGGATATGTGAAAGAATATCACGTTGAACGTATGATGCGCGACGCGAAAATCACCCAGATCTACGAAGGAACATCTGAGATTCAGAAAATCGTAATTTCGCGGAGTATCGCTAAATAA
- a CDS encoding GCN5-related N-acetyltransferase, whose amino-acid sequence MKFPPYKTFPTLDNERVSLREIRSSDMEALVEISYYDAIKAEDAQQAAEMHAKINEDYFDGNSIHWGIADRATDCIIGTCGYYRGFENGRGELGCVLLPDFRGKGYMSDAMKLAVDFGLNTIGLKQIWAATDRTNIAAVKLLERVGFRKTAEREDGEVEYFLCVINHVEKHI is encoded by the coding sequence ATGAAATTTCCACCTTACAAAACTTTTCCAACCTTAGATAATGAACGCGTTTCTCTCCGCGAGATCAGAAGCTCAGATATGGAAGCGCTTGTTGAAATTTCGTATTATGACGCCATAAAAGCCGAAGACGCGCAGCAGGCCGCTGAAATGCATGCCAAAATCAATGAAGATTACTTCGACGGAAACTCAATTCACTGGGGAATTGCGGACCGCGCGACCGACTGCATTATAGGTACCTGCGGTTACTATCGCGGTTTTGAGAACGGTAGAGGCGAATTGGGATGCGTGCTTCTACCCGATTTCCGCGGCAAAGGTTACATGTCCGACGCAATGAAGCTGGCTGTGGATTTCGGGCTGAATACGATCGGTCTCAAACAAATCTGGGCCGCGACTGACCGAACAAACATCGCTGCGGTAAAACTGCTTGAAAGGGTTGGCTTTAGGAAAACCGCGGAGCGTGAGGACGGTGAGGTGGAATATTTTTTATGCGTCATTAATCATGTAGAAAAACACATTTAA